In the Gossypium arboreum isolate Shixiya-1 chromosome 10, ASM2569848v2, whole genome shotgun sequence genome, one interval contains:
- the LOC108451379 gene encoding amino acid transporter AVT1H, protein MLGKLRKSVAKLPFHESNLALKQVKCDACIEENGVCKCDNGDIEGMVMTEDAADQQARSGNSSFLHAVLNMSGMLIGLGQLSTPYALENGGWGSVFLLVGLGFICTYTSHVLGKCLDKNPKSESFADIGENAFGRKGRVLTTTFIYIEIFMALVSYTISLHDNLITVLSGTQIKLPGVPNLHTSQLITVVAVLIALPSLWLGELSSISFLSSGGILMSLVVFISVVCTAAFGSVEANHSIPFLHVKNIPAISGLYIYSYAGHFVFPNLYKAMKDPSKFTKVSIVSFAACTLLYTALAFLGAKMFEPEVNPQITLSLPRHHFITKIALWATVLTPMTKYALEFAPFAIQLENNLLDSLSSRMKLIIRGFVGSILLLVILSLALSVPYFEHVLSLTGSLVSVFICMTFPSAFYIKLSWPHISKPVLILNLSLIAFGSILGVLGTISSAKMLIKTLLRAHSTRVR, encoded by the exons ATGCTGGGAAAGTTGAGGAAATCAGTGGCAAAATTGCCATTCCATGAATCAAACTTGGCCTTGAAACAGGTGAAGTGTGATGCTTGTATAGAGGAAAATGGAGTGTGTAAATGCGATAATGGTGACATCGAGGGCATGGTGATGACAGAAGATGCTGCTGATCAACAAGCTAGGTCGGGGAATAGCTCTTTTCTTCATGCCGTTTTGAATATGAGTGGCATGCTCATAG GTCTTGGTCAGTTGTCAACTCCATATGCACTAGAAAATGGAGGATGGGGTTCAGTTTTCCTGCTTGTAGGACTGGGGTTTATATGCACCTATACTTCTCACGTTCTCGGAAAATGTCTCGATAAGAATCCCAAATCGGAAAGCTTTGCAGATATAGGAGAGAATGCATTTGGGAGAAAAGGAAGAGTTTTAACAACAACCTTCATCTACATAGAAATATTCATGGCCCTTGTGTCTTACACTATTTCACTCCATGATAATCTGATCACAGTGTTGTCAGGGACCCAAATTAAGCTACCAGGGGTGCCTAATCTTCATACATCTCAGCTCATAACTGTGGTTGCTGTTTTGATAGCACTTCCAAGTCTATGGTTGGGAGAACTTTCTTCTATATCTTTCCTTTCATCAGGTGGTATCCTCATGTCACTCGTTGTCTTTATATCAGTGGTCTGCACAGCTGCTTTTGGAAGTGTTGAGGCTAATCACAGCATACCCTTTTTACATGTGAAAAACATTCCTGCCATATCCGGTCTTTATATCTACAGTTATGCTGGCCATTTTGTTTTCCCCAATTTATACAAAGCCATGAAAGATCCATCCAAGTTTACTAAG GTATCTATTGTGAGCTTTGCAGCATGCACACTACTTTACACTGCTCTAGCATTCCTGGGAGCCAAGATGTTTGAGCCAGAAGTCAACCCTCAGATCACCCTCAGTTTGCCCCGACATCATTTTATCACAAAAATTGCATTATGGGCAACTGTGCTAACTCCCATGACTAAATATGCACTTGAGTTTGCACCTTTTGCCATTCAGCTTGAGAATAACTTACTAGATTCTTTGAGTTCTCGCATGAAGTTGATCATAAGAGGCTTCGTAGGCTCTATTCTCCTTCTAGTGATACTATCCCTTGCTCTTTCGGTTCCATATTTCGAGCATGTGCTGAGCCTCACTGGCTCCCTCGTAAGCGTCTTTATTTGCATGACTTTTCCCTCTGCTTTCTACATCAAGCTTTCATGGCCTCACATATCCAAACCTGTCCTCATTCTTAACCTTTCCCTCATCGCTTTTGGTTCAATTCTTGGAGTACTTGGAACCATTTCATCAGCAAAGATGCTAATAAAAACCCTACTCAGAGCTCACTCGACACGGGTCCGTTAA